The following proteins are encoded in a genomic region of Spirosoma sp. SC4-14:
- a CDS encoding glycosyltransferase family 1 protein: MSSIILDCDLMKFPHSGLYHYCQNLAKHINMLLAAENQSLMKMYLPPKRKLSLIGESYHLVERKWHKLFQPFLRECQVWHAPFQSGRIIPDKRRYPNIKVVLTIHDLNVLHEGKPEAYQQQSLIRTQALIDQSDAIVCISEFTKNDVLTHCNVGNKPIHVIYNGLNKASETANDVVSYRPNRNFLLGIGYLNKKKNFHVLLPLLESHPDLELIILGHHDDPEYVAQMQAQAQELGVDERLHLPGPVSEQDKIWYLRNCKAFVHPSLAEGFGFPVVEAMQFGKPVFISRLTSLPEVGGNVAFYFPDFSANAIQKTFREGMQRYEAANMQRYIIEQAERFSWNKSAGQYLSIYRSLM; this comes from the coding sequence ATGTCAAGCATAATTCTCGATTGTGACCTGATGAAGTTCCCGCATTCTGGTTTGTATCACTATTGCCAGAATTTGGCTAAGCATATCAATATGTTGCTGGCCGCCGAAAATCAGTCGCTAATGAAGATGTATCTTCCGCCCAAGCGGAAACTATCGCTAATTGGAGAGTCGTATCATCTGGTTGAACGAAAATGGCATAAGCTGTTTCAACCGTTTCTGCGAGAATGTCAGGTGTGGCACGCGCCGTTTCAGTCGGGCCGAATTATACCCGATAAACGCAGATATCCCAACATAAAAGTAGTGCTAACCATACACGACCTGAATGTGTTACATGAGGGTAAGCCGGAAGCCTATCAGCAGCAAAGCCTGATTCGGACCCAGGCGCTGATTGACCAGAGCGATGCTATTGTCTGTATCTCAGAATTCACAAAAAACGATGTACTCACTCATTGCAACGTTGGCAACAAGCCCATACACGTCATCTACAATGGCCTCAATAAGGCATCCGAAACCGCTAATGACGTAGTGAGTTATAGGCCTAACCGCAATTTTCTGTTAGGAATCGGGTATTTAAACAAGAAGAAGAATTTTCATGTCCTGTTGCCATTGCTCGAATCGCACCCCGATCTGGAACTGATTATTCTTGGGCATCACGATGATCCGGAATATGTGGCACAAATGCAGGCGCAGGCGCAAGAGCTGGGGGTCGATGAACGACTTCATCTGCCAGGACCCGTTTCAGAACAGGACAAGATCTGGTATCTGCGCAACTGTAAGGCTTTTGTGCATCCATCTCTTGCCGAGGGTTTTGGCTTTCCGGTCGTTGAAGCCATGCAATTCGGGAAACCAGTCTTTATTTCCCGTCTTACTTCCTTACCGGAGGTTGGTGGAAATGTTGCGTTCTATTTTCCGGATTTTTCGGCTAATGCTATTCAAAAAACATTCAGGGAAGGCATGCAACGCTATGAGGCAGCAAACATGCAGCGTTATATCATTGAGCAGGCCGAACGGTTTAGCTGGAATAAAAGCGCAGGTCAATACCTATCCATTTACCGATCGTTGATGTAA
- a CDS encoding ABC transporter ATP-binding protein: MKIYRRLMVYARPYGKFVIPFFIFTIISVFFNVFQFALIIPLLNFLFDPINTADAARYESVPAVRFSPDYFKDSFYHLIYYFKTTNPVYALYFLAGMIVVAVVMTNLFRFLAQQCLLSARTLLVKRLREALFAKINHLHLGYFTKEHKGDLLSRLNGDVYAIENVASSSIEVVFKEPYMLIGYFVALFLISTKLMVFTLIIIPISAVGIAAVTKKLKKEAKDVQSSMGRMLTLMDETLLGMRIIRSFNATPFVINRFSEENDFYRKASLEGFKRRELAPAFSEASGVFVVACILVYGGSLVLNSQSNLQASSFIAFIAIFSQVIRPAKAIVVAITNIQQGQAAGERILELLDKPVEIEDRPNAKILDGFRRDIVFDNVSFKYAEKPVLKNINFRLAKGKKVALVGPSGVGKSTIADLIPRFYEASQGSVKIDGTDVREFTMESLRQQMSFVTQEIILFNDTIFNNIALGKPDARLEDVIEAAKIANAHTFIMETEDGYNTNIGDRGIRLSGGQRQRLSIARAVFKKPSILILDEATSALDIESEKSVQDALDNLMEGRTTLVIAHRLSTIKEADEILIMEGGEIIERGNHDDLINNENSIYRRLNTMHEVLQ; the protein is encoded by the coding sequence ATGAAGATTTATAGACGGCTAATGGTCTATGCCAGACCATACGGAAAGTTTGTCATTCCTTTTTTTATCTTCACCATCATCAGCGTATTCTTCAACGTGTTTCAGTTTGCGTTGATTATACCATTACTCAATTTTCTCTTCGACCCAATCAATACGGCCGATGCGGCCAGATATGAGTCGGTGCCCGCAGTTCGGTTTTCGCCCGATTATTTCAAGGATAGTTTTTATCACCTGATCTATTATTTCAAAACGACAAACCCCGTTTATGCGCTCTATTTTCTGGCAGGTATGATTGTGGTGGCCGTGGTCATGACAAACCTGTTCCGGTTTCTGGCCCAGCAGTGTCTGCTCAGTGCCCGAACGCTACTGGTGAAACGATTACGCGAAGCACTGTTTGCCAAAATCAATCACCTTCATCTGGGGTATTTCACAAAAGAGCACAAGGGCGATTTGCTGTCGCGCTTAAATGGTGATGTATATGCCATTGAAAATGTAGCATCCAGTTCCATTGAGGTTGTGTTCAAAGAGCCTTATATGCTTATTGGCTACTTTGTCGCGTTGTTTCTGATCTCAACCAAACTGATGGTTTTTACGCTGATTATTATTCCGATTTCGGCTGTTGGGATAGCCGCCGTAACCAAAAAACTTAAAAAAGAAGCCAAGGACGTGCAGTCGTCAATGGGGCGGATGCTGACCCTGATGGATGAAACACTGCTGGGTATGCGAATTATTCGTTCGTTTAATGCTACACCTTTTGTGATCAATCGGTTTAGCGAAGAAAATGATTTTTACCGCAAAGCAAGTCTGGAGGGTTTTAAGCGCCGGGAGTTGGCACCGGCCTTTTCCGAAGCCTCGGGCGTGTTTGTTGTAGCTTGTATTCTGGTATACGGCGGTAGCCTGGTTCTGAACAGTCAAAGTAATTTACAGGCGAGCTCGTTTATTGCCTTCATCGCCATTTTTTCGCAGGTGATTCGTCCGGCCAAGGCTATAGTGGTGGCAATAACCAACATTCAGCAGGGGCAGGCTGCGGGCGAACGGATTCTGGAATTACTGGACAAACCCGTAGAAATTGAAGATCGCCCAAATGCGAAAATACTCGATGGCTTTCGCCGGGATATTGTTTTCGACAATGTGAGCTTCAAATACGCCGAAAAGCCGGTGCTGAAAAATATTAATTTTCGTCTGGCTAAGGGGAAAAAAGTAGCCTTGGTGGGGCCTTCGGGCGTTGGCAAATCGACTATTGCCGATCTGATTCCCCGCTTCTACGAAGCTAGTCAGGGCAGCGTTAAAATTGATGGAACTGATGTGAGGGAGTTTACTATGGAGTCGTTGCGGCAACAGATGAGTTTTGTGACGCAGGAGATTATCCTCTTTAATGATACAATTTTCAATAATATTGCGCTTGGTAAACCCGATGCACGTCTGGAAGATGTGATTGAAGCCGCCAAAATAGCCAACGCCCATACGTTTATTATGGAAACCGAAGATGGCTATAATACCAATATTGGCGACAGAGGGATTCGCCTGAGCGGTGGCCAGCGTCAACGGCTGAGTATTGCCCGTGCTGTTTTCAAAAAACCGTCTATTCTAATTCTGGACGAGGCTACGTCGGCGCTGGACATAGAGTCGGAAAAGTCGGTGCAGGATGCGCTGGACAACCTGATGGAAGGCCGTACGACACTGGTAATCGCGCACCGGTTGAGCACTATCAAAGAAGCCGACGAAATCTTGATTATGGAGGGCGGAGAGATCATCGAACGGGGTAATCACGATGATCTTATCAACAATGAAAACAGTATTTACCGGCGCCTGAACACAATGCATGAAGTGCTTCAGTAG
- a CDS encoding NmrA family NAD(P)-binding protein, with protein sequence MKIIITGSLGNIGKPLATELLTKGHEVIVISSNPNKQQAIEKLGAKAAIGKLEDASFLVSTFMGADAVYCMIPFDFNQADQKAYFQKIGDNYVQAINQAGIRQAVFLSGWAADITTSFNIRTLLEKLSDTAVTELRPGSFYSNFYSYIGMIKQYGAIMANYGGEDKIAFVAPEDIASAAAEELTIPFKGKKIRYVASEELTCNQAAHSLGEAIGKPDLQWITISDEQFRNSLLQTGMPAQLVDDLVRMQAATHSGVVYENYLQHRPVLGKIKLNEFAKEFANAYNQ encoded by the coding sequence ATGAAAATTATCATAACCGGGTCACTGGGTAACATCGGCAAACCATTAGCAACTGAACTCCTTACCAAAGGGCATGAGGTAATCGTTATCAGCAGCAATCCCAACAAACAACAAGCCATTGAAAAACTTGGGGCAAAAGCAGCTATCGGCAAGTTAGAAGATGCCTCTTTTCTGGTATCCACGTTTATGGGCGCCGACGCAGTGTATTGTATGATACCATTTGATTTTAACCAGGCCGACCAGAAAGCATATTTCCAGAAAATTGGCGACAACTATGTTCAAGCCATCAACCAGGCAGGCATCAGGCAAGCCGTTTTCCTGAGTGGCTGGGCGGCCGACATAACAACCTCATTTAATATAAGGACATTGCTCGAAAAATTATCGGATACAGCTGTTACTGAACTACGGCCAGGCTCTTTTTACAGCAATTTCTATAGCTATATTGGCATGATAAAACAGTATGGTGCCATTATGGCTAATTATGGAGGAGAAGACAAGATTGCCTTTGTCGCTCCCGAAGATATTGCTTCAGCAGCGGCCGAAGAACTGACAATCCCATTTAAGGGGAAGAAAATTCGCTATGTAGCCAGCGAAGAACTTACCTGCAACCAGGCTGCTCATAGTTTGGGGGAAGCTATTGGCAAACCAGACTTACAATGGATCACTATATCGGATGAACAATTTCGCAACAGCTTGCTGCAAACGGGCATGCCTGCCCAACTGGTAGATGACCTGGTGCGGATGCAGGCGGCAACCCATAGCGGTGTCGTATATGAAAACTACCTTCAGCATCGACCTGTGTTGGGTAAAATAAAACTGAACGAGTTTGCAAAGGAATTTGCGAACGCCTACAATCAATAA
- a CDS encoding glycosyltransferase family 1 protein — MTRIVFDCERMKYVNTGLYYYCLNLGRAVRQKLDQEELSLFIPRGKQAMFEPGLSYIAQHSLQKFLMPSVSKFDVWHSTYQNTNYLPQRNKKIKVLLTIHDLNFLHEDKTEEKKARCLEHLQRNIDRSDAIVCISEFSKNEVVANCTTHGKPIYVIYNGTNGLPKPALEDKSYRPTTPFLFNIGVIAPKKNQHRILPLLQSDPKLELILAGRHEDKDYARFLRQHASELQVENRMHLVNEVTEGEKSWYYHNCQAVVMPSLAEGFGLPVAEAMSIGKPVFLSKHTALPEIGKDMAFYFHDFENMQEDFKAGMYRYNKAGNRMKEAMKAYSAKFNWEDSARKYIDVYRSLT, encoded by the coding sequence ATGACTCGTATTGTATTCGATTGTGAGCGGATGAAGTATGTCAATACCGGTTTGTATTACTACTGTCTCAATCTGGGAAGAGCTGTGCGGCAGAAATTAGATCAAGAGGAGTTGTCGTTGTTTATCCCCAGAGGAAAACAGGCAATGTTTGAACCTGGGCTTTCCTATATTGCTCAACACTCACTGCAAAAATTCCTGATGCCTTCGGTGAGCAAGTTCGATGTATGGCATAGCACCTATCAAAACACCAACTACCTGCCCCAGCGGAATAAAAAAATTAAAGTTCTGCTAACCATTCACGACCTCAATTTTCTGCATGAAGACAAGACCGAGGAAAAAAAAGCCCGTTGCCTTGAGCATCTGCAACGCAACATCGACCGCAGCGATGCTATTGTCTGTATCTCGGAGTTTAGCAAAAATGAGGTAGTTGCTAATTGTACGACCCACGGAAAGCCTATCTATGTGATTTATAATGGCACAAATGGCTTGCCTAAACCCGCGCTGGAAGACAAATCGTATCGGCCTACCACGCCGTTTTTGTTTAATATCGGCGTTATTGCCCCTAAAAAGAATCAGCATCGAATATTGCCTCTGTTGCAATCTGATCCGAAACTGGAATTGATTTTGGCGGGCAGACACGAGGATAAAGACTATGCTCGTTTTCTTAGACAACATGCCTCCGAATTGCAGGTAGAAAATCGGATGCACCTGGTGAATGAGGTTACGGAAGGCGAAAAATCGTGGTACTACCACAATTGCCAGGCAGTGGTGATGCCATCGCTGGCCGAAGGCTTTGGCTTGCCCGTCGCGGAGGCCATGTCGATTGGTAAGCCAGTGTTTTTATCGAAGCATACGGCCTTACCTGAAATTGGGAAAGACATGGCTTTCTATTTTCATGATTTTGAAAACATGCAGGAAGACTTTAAAGCGGGGATGTATCGCTACAACAAGGCCGGTAATCGCATGAAAGAAGCCATGAAAGCCTATAGTGCAAAGTTTAACTGGGAAGATTCGGCCCGGAAATATATTGACGTATATCGCTCGTTAACGTAA